The Streptococcus pantholopis genome has a segment encoding these proteins:
- a CDS encoding phospho-sugar mutase, with translation MTYTENYQNWLDFAELPDYLRDELGTMDEKTKEDAFYTNLEFGTAGMRGYIGAGTNRINIYVVRQATEGLAKLFETKGDEVKKRGVAIAYDSRHFSPEFAFESAQVLAKHGIKAYVFESLRPTPELSFAVRHLGAFAGIMITASHNPAPFNGYKVYGEDGGQMPPQDADALTDFIRAIDNPFAVQLADLEEAKASGLIEVIGEAVDAEYLKEVREVNINQQLIDEYGKDMKIVYTPLHGTGEMLARRALAQAGFASVQVVEEQAVPDSDFATVKSPNPENQEAFALAEKLGREADADVLVATDPDADRLGVEIRQADGSYKNLSGNQIGAIIAKYILEAHKTAGTLPENAALAKSIVSTELVTKIAESYGATMFNVLTGFKFIAEKIQEFEEQQNYTYMFGFEESFGYLIKPFVRDKDAIQAVLLVAEIAAYYRSRGLTLADGIEEIYKEYGYFAEKTISVTLSGVDGAAEIKKIMDKFRDSAPAQFNATAIVKTEDFQAQTSTTEAGVETLTTPPSNVLKYTLADDSWIAVRPSGTEPKIKFYIATVGDSLADAETKIAAIESEINDFIS, from the coding sequence ATGACTTATACAGAAAATTATCAAAATTGGCTTGATTTTGCTGAACTTCCTGACTATCTGCGTGACGAACTGGGCACAATGGATGAAAAAACTAAGGAAGATGCATTTTATACCAACCTCGAGTTTGGAACAGCCGGCATGCGCGGCTATATCGGTGCAGGAACAAATCGGATTAATATCTATGTTGTCCGACAGGCGACTGAGGGTTTAGCTAAACTGTTTGAAACAAAAGGCGACGAGGTTAAAAAGCGCGGTGTGGCTATTGCTTATGATTCCCGCCACTTTTCACCGGAATTTGCTTTTGAATCAGCACAGGTCTTAGCAAAGCACGGGATTAAGGCTTATGTTTTTGAAAGCCTGCGCCCGACTCCGGAACTGTCATTTGCTGTCCGCCATTTAGGTGCTTTCGCCGGAATCATGATAACAGCCAGTCATAATCCAGCTCCTTTTAATGGTTATAAAGTTTACGGAGAGGACGGCGGACAGATGCCTCCTCAAGATGCTGATGCCTTGACTGATTTTATTCGGGCTATTGACAATCCATTTGCTGTCCAGCTGGCTGATCTCGAAGAAGCTAAAGCTTCCGGTCTTATTGAAGTCATCGGTGAAGCTGTCGATGCTGAATACCTAAAAGAAGTCAGAGAGGTTAATATCAACCAGCAGCTGATTGATGAATACGGCAAAGATATGAAAATTGTCTATACGCCGCTGCATGGTACCGGCGAAATGCTGGCGCGCCGTGCTTTAGCACAGGCTGGTTTTGCTTCTGTTCAAGTTGTCGAGGAACAAGCTGTGCCTGACTCAGACTTTGCAACAGTCAAATCACCTAACCCTGAAAATCAGGAAGCCTTTGCTTTAGCCGAAAAGTTAGGACGTGAGGCTGATGCAGATGTTTTAGTGGCGACCGATCCGGACGCAGACCGGCTAGGCGTTGAAATCCGCCAAGCTGACGGATCCTATAAGAATCTGTCCGGCAACCAAATCGGTGCCATTATTGCCAAATATATTTTAGAGGCGCATAAAACTGCCGGAACACTGCCAGAAAATGCTGCTTTAGCTAAATCAATCGTATCAACCGAATTGGTAACTAAAATTGCTGAAAGTTACGGTGCAACCATGTTTAATGTGCTGACCGGCTTTAAATTCATCGCTGAAAAGATTCAGGAATTTGAAGAACAGCAAAATTATACCTATATGTTTGGTTTTGAAGAGAGCTTCGGTTATTTGATTAAACCCTTCGTACGTGACAAAGATGCTATTCAGGCTGTCCTTCTCGTTGCTGAAATCGCAGCTTATTACCGCTCACGCGGCCTGACTCTGGCTGACGGTATTGAAGAAATCTACAAAGAATACGGTTATTTTGCTGAAAAGACCATTTCAGTTACCCTGTCAGGAGTTGATGGGGCAGCAGAGATTAAAAAGATTATGGATAAATTCCGCGACAGTGCACCAGCCCAATTTAATGCTACTGCTATTGTGAAAACAGAAGATTTTCAAGCTCAGACGTCCACAACAGAGGCAGGTGTTGAAACTTTGACAACACCGCCAAGCAATGTTCTTAAGTATACTCTTGCCGATGATTCCTGGATTGCTGTCCGTCCGTCCGGAACAGAGCCTAAAATCAAATTCTACATCGCAACAGTGGGTGACAGCTTAGCTGACGCTGAAACTAAAATTGCAGCTATCGAAAGTGAAATCAATGACTTTATTAGCTAG
- a CDS encoding ECF transporter S component, translating into MNKRKSSDVAIISIFFAAMLLIHLLSSLIFNVWLVPIKPTLMHIPVIIASIVYGPKIGSILGGLMGIVSLLTNTLVLLPTSYLFSPFVENGNLASALIAILPRVLIGIVPYFIYKWWPSKAGLFAAGFSGALTNTLFVLSGIFIFFSSVYGNDVKALLAAVISANSIAEMIISALLTAAIAPVLLKLKK; encoded by the coding sequence ATGAATAAACGAAAATCATCAGATGTTGCAATTATCTCTATCTTTTTTGCGGCCATGCTGCTCATTCACCTATTGAGTTCTCTTATCTTTAATGTTTGGCTGGTCCCTATTAAACCGACTCTTATGCATATCCCTGTTATTATTGCATCTATCGTTTACGGCCCTAAAATAGGGAGTATTTTAGGAGGTTTAATGGGGATTGTCAGTCTGCTAACCAATACCCTTGTACTTCTGCCAACCAGTTATCTTTTTTCACCTTTTGTTGAAAATGGCAATCTCGCTTCAGCCCTTATTGCCATTTTGCCGCGAGTCCTAATCGGCATCGTTCCCTATTTTATTTATAAATGGTGGCCCAGCAAAGCAGGGTTGTTTGCGGCAGGTTTTTCTGGTGCACTGACTAATACACTTTTTGTCCTTTCTGGAATCTTTATTTTCTTCTCCTCAGTTTACGGCAATGATGTTAAAGCACTGCTAGCTGCCGTTATTTCAGCCAACTCAATTGCTGAGATGATCATATCAGCATTGCTGACCGCTGCAATTGCCCCCGTCCTTCTTAAGCTTAAAAAATAA
- the coaC gene encoding phosphopantothenoylcysteine decarboxylase, protein MTKTITLAVSGSISAYKAADLSNRLTKLGYDVHVLMTQAATAFITPLTLQVLSKNPVHVDLMQEEDAKRINHIELAKQTDLFILAPASANTIAHLAHGFADNMVTAVALALAEDRPKLLAPAMNTKMYDNPITQANLQILKENGYDEIEPRSSVLACGDTGRGALAELDIIVKKIEEKVYE, encoded by the coding sequence ATGACTAAAACGATCACACTTGCCGTATCCGGCAGTATTTCTGCCTATAAAGCTGCAGATTTGAGCAACCGTCTAACCAAATTGGGATATGATGTCCATGTTCTGATGACTCAGGCAGCAACAGCTTTTATTACACCGCTGACTTTACAGGTTCTGTCTAAAAATCCTGTTCATGTCGATCTCATGCAGGAAGAAGATGCTAAGCGTATCAACCATATTGAACTGGCCAAACAGACCGATCTTTTTATCCTTGCTCCTGCTTCTGCTAATACAATTGCCCATTTAGCTCATGGTTTTGCTGACAATATGGTCACCGCTGTGGCTTTGGCCTTAGCTGAGGACAGGCCCAAATTGCTGGCTCCTGCCATGAACACAAAAATGTACGACAATCCTATTACTCAGGCTAATCTGCAGATTTTAAAAGAGAATGGCTATGATGAAATTGAACCGCGTTCCAGTGTCTTAGCCTGCGGCGATACTGGACGCGGCGCACTTGCCGAACTGGATATTATTGTCAAAAAAATTGAGGAAAAGGTTTATGAATAA
- a CDS encoding phosphopantothenate--cysteine ligase: MKILITSGGTREKIDAVRSIANHASGSLGKQIAEKFLAQGHQVTLVTTKTAVKPARQPNLCLAEITDVSSLIQTLEPLVKTHDLLIHSMAVSDYTPVYMTDLDEVQQAENVTELLSRKNSQQKISSAADYQVLFLKKTAKVISLVKQWNPQIKLIGFKLLAGVSKDTLFAAARKSLINNQASYILANDLFEIKADSHHAFLIGHTEIHEAFTKSEIAQLIYEKGIQND, from the coding sequence ATGAAAATTTTAATCACATCAGGCGGAACAAGAGAAAAAATTGATGCTGTAAGAAGCATTGCCAACCATGCCAGCGGCAGCTTAGGGAAACAAATAGCTGAAAAATTTCTTGCACAAGGCCATCAAGTGACTTTAGTGACAACTAAAACGGCTGTCAAACCGGCCAGACAGCCTAACCTTTGTCTGGCTGAAATTACAGATGTCAGCAGTTTAATTCAGACTTTAGAACCTCTGGTCAAAACGCATGACCTGCTGATTCACAGCATGGCTGTCTCTGATTATACACCAGTTTATATGACAGACTTAGACGAAGTTCAGCAAGCAGAAAATGTAACAGAGCTTTTAAGTAGAAAAAACAGTCAGCAAAAAATTTCATCAGCAGCTGACTATCAAGTACTTTTTCTAAAAAAGACAGCAAAAGTGATCAGTCTTGTTAAACAATGGAATCCTCAAATAAAACTCATTGGATTTAAACTGCTGGCCGGTGTTTCTAAAGATACGCTTTTTGCTGCGGCCAGAAAAAGTCTTATCAATAATCAGGCTTCCTATATTCTGGCTAATGATCTGTTTGAAATAAAGGCAGACAGCCACCACGCTTTTCTAATCGGTCATACTGAAATACATGAAGCATTTACCAAGTCCGAAATTGCTCAGCTCATATACGAAAAGGGGATACAAAATGACTAA
- a CDS encoding carbohydrate-binding domain-containing protein, whose protein sequence is MLKTKTKNALFALCSASLLVTAACSAGSQTANTSGTGASVSAASQSTAVNESYFTDEDSKTDYDDTKATKIQLTDSSADISGDGASLSDSVVTISKAGTYLISGSSENVQIKIAAADSDDIHLVFDNIKMTGNKAAIYAESAQRVYITLAQGTDNSISDSSSSEANLDAAIYGKTALTFNGTGALTVNSSNNNAVKSEADIHVTGGSYELTAAGDAIKADNELNIANTTMVIKADDDAIKSDNDDDLTLGNLYLANNHLAISAGDDAVHASGDLVIDSGDIDITEAKEGLEGKTITINDGNFTLNTDDDAINAANSNADQEDISLVINGGNFNITTSGDGIDSNHTLEINGGTIYINAATNTTNNALDYETEGIITGGQLIFLGDSQMAQGFGDRSTQASIMENIQGSAGSKIRITDSDGNELLAYTATQEFQNVLASSPEMAAGETYTITVDDQTVTATAALSTAQEGMMEGGAPNGFMP, encoded by the coding sequence ATGTTAAAAACAAAAACGAAAAATGCATTATTTGCCTTATGCAGTGCCTCACTTTTAGTAACAGCTGCCTGCTCGGCTGGCAGCCAGACAGCAAACACATCAGGGACTGGAGCATCAGTTTCTGCTGCAAGCCAATCGACAGCTGTTAATGAAAGTTATTTTACTGATGAAGACTCTAAGACAGACTACGATGACACTAAAGCCACAAAAATTCAATTAACCGACAGCAGCGCTGATATCTCCGGCGATGGGGCCAGTCTTTCCGATTCAGTAGTCACGATTTCGAAAGCCGGCACCTATCTTATTTCAGGCAGCTCTGAAAATGTGCAGATTAAAATTGCTGCTGCAGATTCAGATGATATTCATCTTGTCTTTGATAATATCAAAATGACCGGCAACAAAGCAGCCATCTATGCAGAATCTGCTCAACGCGTCTATATAACGCTTGCTCAAGGAACAGATAACAGTATCTCAGATTCAAGCAGCAGTGAAGCAAATCTTGATGCAGCCATCTACGGCAAAACCGCTCTAACCTTTAACGGTACTGGCGCCTTAACAGTTAACAGCAGCAATAATAATGCGGTTAAGTCTGAGGCCGATATTCATGTTACCGGCGGATCTTATGAGCTAACAGCAGCCGGTGACGCGATCAAGGCTGATAATGAGCTTAATATTGCCAACACAACTATGGTTATTAAAGCTGACGATGACGCGATTAAAAGTGACAACGATGATGATTTGACTTTGGGCAATCTTTATCTGGCTAACAATCATTTAGCGATTTCAGCAGGAGATGATGCGGTTCATGCTTCCGGTGACTTGGTGATTGACAGCGGAGATATTGACATTACAGAAGCCAAGGAAGGGCTAGAAGGAAAAACGATTACCATTAACGATGGGAACTTTACACTTAATACGGATGACGATGCGATTAATGCAGCTAACTCTAACGCGGACCAAGAAGATATCAGCTTAGTGATTAATGGCGGCAATTTTAATATAACAACATCAGGTGATGGTATTGATTCTAATCATACTCTTGAAATTAACGGCGGAACGATATACATAAATGCAGCTACAAATACAACAAATAATGCCCTGGACTATGAAACAGAAGGCATTATTACCGGAGGACAGCTTATTTTTCTGGGAGACAGTCAGATGGCCCAAGGATTTGGCGACCGTTCAACACAAGCTTCGATTATGGAAAACATTCAAGGCAGTGCTGGCTCAAAGATAAGAATTACCGATTCTGATGGCAATGAATTGCTGGCCTACACAGCCACTCAGGAATTTCAAAACGTTCTGGCCAGCAGTCCTGAAATGGCAGCCGGTGAAACCTATACCATTACTGTTGACGATCAGACAGTGACTGCGACTGCAGCACTATCCACAGCTCAGGAAGGAATGATGGAAGGTGGTGCACCAAATGGGTTTATGCCTTAA
- a CDS encoding formate--tetrahydrofolate ligase, with the protein MKSDIEIAQNTELSPITEIAEKVGLKFDDLDLYGPYKAKLSFDKIKAVKSQKTGKLVLVTAINPTPAGEGKSTVSIGLADALSKLGKKTMLALREPSLGPVMGIKGGAAGGGYAQVLPMEDINLHFTGDMHAITTANNALSALIDNHLQQGNELGIDQRRIIWKRVVDLNDRALRQVIVGLGSPVNGIPREDGFDITVASEIMAVLCLATDLKDLKKRLANIVIGYRHDRSPVYVRDLKVEGALALILKDAVKPNLVQTIYGTPALVHGGPFANIAHGCNSVLATETAMHLADYTVTEAGFGADLGAEKFLDIKTPNLPAAPDAVVIVATLRALKMHGGLAKDELDKEDTDAVKAGFANLKRHIENMRQYGLPVVVAINEFINDTAAEVAVLEKLCAEINVPAAAVSVWADGAAGGLALAKAVISAIEEQPAEYKRLYSDDDSLEDKITKIVTKIYGGKSVVFSSKAQSQLKQFARFGWDKLPVCMAKTQYSFSDNPSSLGVPKDFEITIRELVPKTGAGFIVALTGDVMTMPGLPKQPAALNMDVTEDGKALGLF; encoded by the coding sequence ATGAAATCTGATATCGAAATTGCCCAAAATACTGAACTCAGTCCTATTACGGAGATTGCCGAAAAAGTTGGTTTAAAGTTTGATGACTTGGATTTATACGGCCCTTATAAGGCAAAGCTGTCTTTTGATAAAATAAAGGCTGTTAAATCTCAAAAAACAGGGAAACTTGTCTTAGTCACTGCTATTAATCCAACTCCTGCTGGTGAAGGGAAGTCCACAGTCAGTATCGGTCTGGCGGATGCGCTCAGCAAATTAGGGAAAAAAACGATGTTAGCGCTTCGAGAACCTTCGCTCGGTCCCGTTATGGGAATCAAAGGAGGTGCTGCCGGCGGAGGATATGCCCAAGTTTTGCCTATGGAAGATATCAATCTGCATTTCACTGGTGATATGCATGCTATTACAACAGCCAACAATGCTCTTTCAGCCTTGATTGACAACCATCTGCAGCAGGGCAATGAATTAGGAATTGATCAGAGGCGGATTATTTGGAAACGGGTTGTCGATCTCAATGACCGTGCTCTGCGTCAGGTTATTGTCGGTCTGGGCAGCCCGGTTAATGGGATACCGCGTGAGGATGGTTTTGATATTACAGTTGCCTCAGAGATTATGGCCGTTCTTTGCTTAGCGACTGATCTTAAAGATCTTAAAAAACGTTTGGCAAATATTGTTATTGGCTATCGCCATGACCGTTCCCCTGTTTATGTCAGAGATCTTAAGGTAGAAGGGGCTCTAGCATTGATTTTGAAAGATGCAGTTAAACCTAATCTTGTACAAACAATCTATGGGACACCAGCTTTGGTTCATGGGGGCCCTTTTGCCAATATTGCACATGGCTGTAATTCTGTACTTGCTACTGAAACGGCTATGCATCTGGCAGATTATACAGTAACCGAAGCAGGGTTTGGAGCCGATTTAGGAGCAGAAAAATTTTTAGATATTAAGACACCTAATCTGCCAGCAGCGCCTGATGCAGTTGTTATTGTAGCAACCTTGCGGGCTTTAAAGATGCATGGCGGACTTGCTAAAGACGAATTAGACAAAGAAGATACTGATGCAGTTAAAGCTGGTTTTGCTAATTTAAAACGGCATATTGAAAATATGCGTCAGTACGGTCTGCCGGTTGTGGTGGCTATCAACGAATTTATAAACGATACAGCAGCAGAAGTGGCTGTTTTGGAAAAACTTTGTGCTGAAATCAATGTACCTGCTGCAGCAGTGAGTGTTTGGGCTGATGGCGCTGCTGGCGGGCTTGCTCTTGCAAAAGCAGTGATTTCCGCCATCGAAGAACAACCGGCAGAATATAAGCGTCTTTATAGTGATGATGACAGTTTAGAAGACAAAATTACTAAGATTGTGACAAAAATTTACGGAGGTAAATCAGTAGTCTTTAGTTCTAAAGCACAGTCGCAGCTTAAACAGTTTGCGCGATTCGGATGGGATAAACTGCCGGTTTGTATGGCCAAAACACAGTACAGTTTTTCAGATAATCCATCCTCACTTGGAGTACCAAAGGATTTTGAAATCACCATTCGGGAGTTAGTTCCTAAAACAGGTGCTGGATTTATTGTTGCCCTTACTGGTGACGTGATGACCATGCCTGGTCTTCCTAAGCAGCCGGCAGCTCTTAATATGGATGTGACAGAAGATGGTAAGGCCTTAGGTCTCTTTTAA